One part of the Alistipes onderdonkii genome encodes these proteins:
- the rplX gene encoding 50S ribosomal protein L24 gives MSVKLHIKKGDMVQVIAGDNKGQQGKVLKVEAEKQRAIVEGVNLCKKATKPNAQNPQGGIVEKEAPIHVSNLQVLDPKGGKPTKVGRRLNAKGKLVRYAKKSGEEIK, from the coding sequence ATGTCAGTGAAATTACATATTAAGAAAGGGGATATGGTGCAGGTCATCGCCGGTGACAACAAGGGCCAGCAGGGCAAAGTCCTGAAGGTCGAAGCTGAAAAGCAGCGTGCCATCGTCGAGGGGGTGAACCTTTGCAAGAAGGCCACCAAACCCAATGCGCAGAACCCCCAGGGTGGTATCGTCGAGAAAGAAGCGCCGATCCACGTATCGAACCTGCAGGTGCTCGACCCCAAAGGCGGTAAACCCACCAAAGTCGGTCGCAGGCTCAATGCAAAAGGTAAATTAGTCCGTTACGCTAAAAAGTCAGGGGAGGAGATCAAATAA
- the rpsN gene encoding 30S ribosomal protein S14, whose protein sequence is MAKESMKAREVKRVKLANRYAHKREEIAAKVKSGEMDHEEAWIALSKLPRNSNPIRQHNRCKITGRPKGYIRLFGISRIQFREMASKGLIPGVKKASW, encoded by the coding sequence ATGGCAAAAGAGTCAATGAAGGCACGCGAGGTAAAACGCGTGAAACTCGCAAACCGCTATGCTCACAAGCGCGAGGAGATTGCTGCCAAGGTGAAGAGCGGTGAGATGGATCACGAGGAGGCTTGGATCGCACTGTCGAAACTGCCCCGCAACTCGAACCCCATCCGCCAGCACAACCGCTGCAAGATCACGGGCCGTCCCAAAGGCTACATCCGCCTGTTCGGCATCAGCCGTATCCAGTTCCGCGAGATGGCTTCGAAGGGCCTGATTCCCGGCGTGAAGAAAGCAAGCTGGTAA
- the rplE gene encoding 50S ribosomal protein L5 yields the protein MAYVPTLKTQYKEQIVAALMKEFGYSSVMQCPKLTKIVINQGMGQAVADKKLIDVAEAELTQITGQKAVQTRSRKDISNFKLRKGMPIGVRVTLRDTKMYEFLQRLIAVALPRIRDFKGINEKFDGQGNYTLGITEQIIFPEIDIDKITKIFGMEITFVTTAKTDEEAYALLREFGLPFKNAKKNQ from the coding sequence ATGGCATACGTACCTACACTCAAGACACAGTATAAGGAGCAGATCGTAGCTGCCCTTATGAAGGAGTTCGGTTACTCGAGCGTTATGCAGTGCCCGAAGCTCACGAAGATCGTTATCAACCAGGGTATGGGACAGGCTGTCGCCGATAAGAAACTCATCGACGTGGCCGAGGCCGAGCTGACGCAGATCACGGGTCAGAAAGCCGTGCAGACGCGTTCGCGCAAGGACATCTCCAACTTCAAGCTGCGCAAGGGCATGCCGATCGGCGTGCGCGTGACGCTGCGCGATACGAAGATGTACGAATTCCTCCAGCGCCTGATCGCCGTGGCACTTCCCCGTATCCGCGATTTCAAGGGTATCAATGAGAAGTTCGACGGCCAGGGTAACTATACCCTCGGCATCACCGAGCAGATCATCTTCCCGGAGATCGACATCGATAAGATCACCAAGATCTTCGGTATGGAGATTACGTTCGTTACCACGGCCAAGACCGACGAGGAGGCGTATGCCCTGCTCCGCGAATTCGGCCTCCCTTTCAAAAACGCTAAAAAGAATCAATAA